One genomic window of Cheilinus undulatus linkage group 7, ASM1832078v1, whole genome shotgun sequence includes the following:
- the tab3 gene encoding TGF-beta-activated kinase 1 and MAP3K7-binding protein 3 has product MAQGGSQLDYHILQDLKQRFPEIPEGVVSQCLLQNNNNLDLCCHLLAQESNRYLYGEFHHSPEDGRLSRNHMLHISLGYPGSEANKANGGAPGVGRSLVHSTSDSHIEPQRPSYPEPLSAPANIAPSPGYNPFFMNDQSRSASTPTPPPTMQGMSPTYSPVPRYTMNPITVTLSQTIPTVPQALQIPPGHYPNSTNTTLYIRPSPSQSPQPAPWSSSGAPVYQHQQSPYSTPTYGSPYSSPQHQVQPQPQPQPQPQHQQYVFLPISSPTIPSMPYHHQQQPQQPAVYRPYHTKSSLKNQIEITLEGPRPRSSSPVHNPHPQGSLYMATSPSPSSPSRGITMTGPQGPASFHPGMYLQHQGPARPRPASSPQPGQSAYTFKIKVSSGGQAQRPPSSPPVAEAESLLNIVDHGEHNAAPAPILPISALPGNTASQFHQMPRRSSSGSDDYAYTQALLLHQRARMERLLKELLLEKQKLEQLKADVNNMEYDALQRRFRRVNSTSLIPRPEEMTRLRSLNRQLQIDIDCTLKETDLLQSRGKFDPKAMNNFYDNIQPGPVVPPKPGKKESEQAPKPVPGPQRDEDFEGAQWNCESCTFLNHPALNRCEQCEMPRYT; this is encoded by the exons ATGGCGCAGGGGGGCTCTCAGCTCGACTATCACATCCTGCAGGATCTAAAGCAGCGTTTCCCCGAGATCCCAGAGGGGGTGGTGTCACAGTGCCTTCTTCAG AACAACAATAACCTggatctctgctgccacctgctggctCAGGAGAGTAATAGATACCTGTACGGAGAGTTCCATCACAGCCCTGAGGATGGTCGACTAAGCCGAAACCACATGTTGCACATCAGCCTGGGCTACCCTGGCTCAGAGGCAAACAAAGCAAATGGAGGAGCACCAGGAGTGGGGCGCTCACTAGTGCACAGCACCAGTGATAGTCACATTGAACCGCAGCGACCCAGCTACCCCGAGCCACTGTCAGCCCCTGCAAACATTGCCCCCTCTCCAGGTTACAACCCCTTTTTCATGAACGATCAGAGCCGGTCAGCTAGCACTCCTACCCCTCCACCAACAATGCAGGGCATGTCTCCCACATATTCCCCAGTCCCGCGTTACACTATGAACCCTATAACTGTCACACTTTCACAAACTATACCCACTGTCCCACAAGCTCTGCAGATTCCCCCAGGGCACTATCCTAACAGCACCAATACCACCCTGTATATTAGACCCTCTCCCTCCCAGAGCCCACAGCCGGCGCCTTGGTCCTCCTCAGGGGCGCCTGTATATCAGCATCAGCAGTCCCCATATAGTACTCCCACATATGGCTCCCCATATAGTTCCCCCCAGCATCAGGTCCAACCACAGCCCCAACCGCAGCCCCAACCTCAGCACCAGCAATATGTTTTCCTCCCTATTAGCTCTCCCACCATTCCCAGCATGCCCTACCATCACCAGCAACAACCCCAGCAGCCAGCAGTTTACAGGCCCTACCACACTAAAAGCTCACTCAAGAACCAGATAGAGATTACCCTGGAGGGTCCCAGACCTCGCAGCAGCTCACCTGTACACAACCCCCATCCCCAAGGATCGCTATACATGGCCACAAGCCCCTCACCAAGCTCACCCTCGAGGGGCATCACTATGACAGGACCTCAAGGCCCGGCATCCTTCCACCCTGGGATGTACCTGCAGCATCAAGGACCTGCAAGGCCTCGGCCTGCTTCCTCTCCTCAGCCAGGCCAGTCTGCCTACACCTTCAAAATCAAAGTGTCCTCAGGAGGACAGGCCCAGAGGCCTCCCAGCTCGCCGCCAGTGGCTGAGGCAGAGTCTCTGTTGAATATAGTAGACCACGGGGAGCACAACGCTGCCCCTGCACCCATCCTGCCCATCTCAGCTCTACCGGGAAACACTGCAAGTCAGTTTCACCAAATGCCCAGACGTTCAAGCTCAGGCTCTGATGACTATGCCTATACACAAG CTCTCCTGCTCCACCAGCGGGCTAGAATGGAGCGTCTGTTGaaggagctgctgctggagaaGCAGAAACTAGAGCAGCTAAAGGCTGATGTCAACAATATGGAGTATGACGCCCTTCAAAGGCGCTTTAGACGAGTGAACTCTACCAGTCTTATACCTAGA CCTGAAGAGATGACCCGTTTGCGAAGTCTGAACAGACAGCTTCAGATTGATATCGACTGTACCCTGAAGGAGACAGATCTTCTGCAATCAAGAG GGAAGTTTGACCCAAAAGCAATGAACAACTTCTACGACAACATTCAGCCTGGTCCTGTTGTACCGCCCAAACCTGGAAAGAAAG AATCAGAGCAGGCCCCCAAACCAGTGCCAGGACCTCAGAGGGATGAGGACTTTGAAGGCGCCCAGTGGAACTGTGAAAGCTGCACCTTTCTCAACCATCCTGCACTTAACCGCTGTGAACAGTGCGAGATGCCGCGCTACACCTGA